A region from the candidate division TA06 bacterium genome encodes:
- a CDS encoding V-type ATP synthase subunit F, producing MNRLAIITDSGTATGFRLAGAETFEVKDNREMQEKVLELINTESYGLIAVNDQLAGDLGEDVARALKNKALPVVLPFPVPREGQVISGEQYLAKLVKDAIGFYVKLK from the coding sequence ATGAACCGTTTAGCCATAATAACCGACAGCGGCACGGCCACCGGGTTCCGGTTGGCCGGGGCTGAGACCTTTGAGGTCAAAGACAACCGGGAGATGCAGGAGAAGGTGCTGGAACTGATCAACACCGAAAGCTACGGGCTGATCGCGGTCAACGACCAGCTGGCCGGGGACTTGGGCGAGGACGTGGCCCGGGCCCTTAAAAACAAGGCCCTGCCGGTGGTGCTGCCGTTCCCGGTGCCCAGGGAGGGACAGGTGATCAGCGGGGAGCAGTATCTGGCCAAATTGGTGAAGGACGCCATAGGGTTTTATGTTAAGTTGAAATGA